The following are encoded in a window of Roseimaritima ulvae genomic DNA:
- the tssC gene encoding type VI secretion system contractile sheath large subunit: protein MSQAETQSSGGAAVAELSLMDQILDETRALDDNERERNQTYIEQFVRKVVSGETTVSKDLVTTINSWIAEIDHKLSQQLSEVMHSDEFQKLEGTWRGLHYLTQNSETGTSLKIRVMNVKKAELQKDLEKAVEFDQSTLFRKCYEEEYGQLGGEPYSMLLGDYHFGRTADDVNLLSLLSNVAAAGHAPFVGAADPTMFNMQSFTELGGPRDLAKIFQGADYAQWRSFRDSEDSRYVALTLPNVLGRLPYGEDFKKVESFDFDEAVDGTDHSQYLWMSAAWAYATRVTNAFSEHGWFAQTRGVEGGGKVEGLPVHTFPTDDGDVAMKCPTEIAITDRREFELSNLGFLPLLHAKNTDFAAFLGAQSCQKPKTYFEEDANANAELSSKINYLMCVSRFAHYLKVMARDKIGSSMECSECQEWLNDWISNYVCDPTTAGDETKAERPLSEARVEVQEIPGRPGWYEAVAYLRPHFQMETLGASMRLVAEVPKQG, encoded by the coding sequence ATGAGTCAAGCAGAAACCCAATCGTCGGGCGGCGCCGCTGTCGCTGAACTGTCGTTGATGGACCAGATCCTGGACGAAACCCGCGCCCTGGACGACAACGAACGCGAACGCAACCAGACCTATATCGAACAGTTCGTTCGTAAGGTCGTCAGTGGCGAAACGACCGTCAGCAAAGACCTGGTCACCACGATCAACAGCTGGATCGCGGAAATCGATCACAAGTTGTCGCAGCAATTAAGCGAAGTCATGCACAGCGATGAATTCCAGAAACTGGAAGGCACCTGGCGCGGCTTGCACTACCTGACGCAAAACAGCGAAACCGGCACCAGCCTGAAAATTCGCGTGATGAACGTCAAGAAAGCGGAACTGCAAAAAGACCTCGAGAAAGCCGTCGAGTTCGATCAGAGCACCTTGTTCCGCAAATGCTACGAAGAAGAATACGGCCAACTGGGCGGCGAGCCCTACAGCATGCTGCTAGGCGACTACCACTTCGGCCGCACCGCCGACGATGTCAACCTGCTGAGCCTGCTGAGCAACGTCGCCGCCGCTGGTCACGCCCCGTTTGTGGGTGCCGCCGATCCCACCATGTTCAACATGCAGAGCTTCACCGAACTGGGGGGGCCTCGCGACCTGGCCAAAATCTTCCAAGGTGCCGACTACGCTCAGTGGCGCTCCTTCCGTGACAGCGAAGACAGCCGCTACGTGGCCCTGACCTTGCCCAACGTACTGGGACGCTTGCCCTACGGAGAAGACTTCAAGAAGGTCGAGTCGTTCGACTTTGATGAAGCCGTCGATGGCACCGATCACAGCCAATACCTGTGGATGAGCGCCGCTTGGGCCTACGCCACCCGCGTGACCAACGCGTTCTCGGAGCACGGTTGGTTTGCCCAGACCCGTGGCGTGGAAGGCGGCGGCAAAGTCGAAGGCTTGCCCGTGCACACCTTCCCCACCGATGACGGCGACGTGGCCATGAAGTGCCCCACCGAAATCGCCATCACCGATCGCCGCGAATTCGAATTGTCCAACCTCGGCTTCCTGCCGCTGTTGCACGCCAAGAACACCGACTTCGCCGCCTTCCTGGGCGCCCAGAGCTGCCAGAAGCCCAAGACGTACTTCGAAGAAGACGCCAACGCCAACGCCGAGCTGTCTTCCAAGATCAACTACCTGATGTGCGTCAGCCGTTTCGCTCATTACCTGAAAGTCATGGCTCGCGACAAAATCGGTTCCTCGATGGAATGCAGCGAGTGCCAGGAATGGCTGAATGACTGGATCAGCAACTACGTCTGCGACCCGACCACGGCCGGCGATGAAACCAAAGCCGAGCGTCCGCTGAGCGAAGCTCGGGTGGAAGTCCAGGAAATCCCCGGCCGTCCCGGTTGGTACGAAGCCGTCGCTTACCTGCGTCCGCACTTCCAGATGGAAACCCTGGGCGCTTCGATGCGTCTGGTCGCCGAAGTCCCGAAACAGGGCTAG
- a CDS encoding Hcp family type VI secretion system effector, giving the protein MAVDYYLKIDGIKGESEDDKHKDEIEIIDFEWSEQQNSNFAQGGGGGGGKVKMENFKFRTFLNSASPALMQSCAEGKHIKDATFTCRKAGGGQKDYYKVTMEEIIVASCRISGGNGDIQEGGYVEGHPVEEITLNFGKIKWEYHPQKADGSLNSAKTGGYDLKKNKRV; this is encoded by the coding sequence ATGGCAGTTGATTATTACTTGAAAATTGACGGTATCAAAGGCGAGTCGGAAGACGACAAGCACAAAGACGAAATCGAAATCATCGACTTCGAATGGAGCGAACAGCAGAACAGCAACTTCGCCCAAGGTGGCGGCGGTGGCGGTGGCAAGGTGAAGATGGAAAACTTCAAATTCCGCACCTTCCTCAACAGCGCTTCGCCTGCTCTGATGCAATCCTGTGCAGAAGGCAAGCACATCAAAGACGCTACCTTCACCTGTCGCAAAGCCGGTGGCGGTCAAAAGGACTACTACAAAGTCACGATGGAAGAAATCATCGTCGCTTCCTGCCGCATCAGCGGTGGCAACGGTGACATCCAGGAAGGTGGCTATGTGGAAGGACATCCCGTCGAAGAGATCACGCTGAACTTCGGCAAGATCAAATGGGAATACCATCCCCAGAAGGCTGACGGCAGCCTGAACTCCGCCAAGACCGGCGGCTACGACTTGAAGAAGAACAAACGCGTCTAG
- the tssE gene encoding type VI secretion system baseplate subunit TssE, with product MPVSNKIALLPSVFDRLVDVSSEGSGSDSWYDVAALTQAVRRDLEDLMNTQQSIPDLALEFPLLAESVVGFGVPDPSTYALDTPSGRRRFAAALMNVIDVFEPRLTDVRIELVDQRSQNLRELKFQVVARLAVEPAPQIVFETNLHVPSGQFTLEEGTA from the coding sequence ATGCCTGTGTCCAATAAAATCGCTCTGCTGCCCTCGGTATTCGATCGCTTGGTGGACGTTAGTTCGGAGGGCTCCGGTAGCGATTCCTGGTACGACGTGGCCGCGTTGACCCAGGCTGTGCGACGCGATCTGGAAGATCTGATGAACACCCAACAGTCGATTCCGGATTTAGCACTAGAATTCCCTCTGCTGGCCGAGTCCGTGGTGGGATTCGGCGTGCCCGATCCATCGACGTACGCTTTAGACACGCCCTCGGGACGCCGACGCTTTGCCGCGGCGTTGATGAACGTGATCGATGTGTTCGAACCGCGGCTGACCGATGTCCGCATCGAATTGGTCGACCAGCGCTCGCAGAACTTGCGTGAGCTGAAGTTTCAGGTTGTGGCCCGCTTGGCCGTCGAACCGGCTCCACAAATCGTCTTTGAAACCAACCTGCACGTGCCCTCGGGGCAGTTCACCCTCGAGGAGGGCACCGCATGA
- the tssF gene encoding type VI secretion system baseplate subunit TssF, with the protein MTQTLFQYYERELHYQREQSREFAVRYPAAAGRLRMDATGTGDPHVERLIQSVSLLGARIHKRLDDDLPELTDALLSILYPHYLRPIPSMAVVAFEADPANLPPEGIAVPRGLPLRTSAVGGQVCRYQTSQAAHLWPLEISDVQLLQPPLGDGPAAPPGTAAALKMRVRNVHGKPIASLPIDALRLHLTGPDSVAAGLYEAMVNDAIEVAFVAPGGKPVRILADQALQATGFDRDQALLPYPPQSFDGYRLLTELFAFPDKYNFIDLKGWQTAAAELPTAEVDVWVFLNAPHDKIATVVRKEHVQLGCTPVVNLFPKICEPIQLNRQRHEYRIVPDASHRMACEVYSIDSVTSSRADGDRHWKPFFDIGRRDGDAALSGYWHAARRESQTVNDHGSDVYLQLVDERFDPCTPLTEVVTVQAMCTNRDVPSLLRQQAGAVTWHVDAAIPIRSVRCLKHPTVSLRPPVRRHAHWNLISHLALGHRFIEGPEGLQTLREILRLYDFSDPHSYDPRGAAARQMVEGVLDIGHKSVTRQVGPAVEGCFARGTQLTLVLDEDQYESTGAFLFANVLQRFLGLASGVNSFVETVVESKQRDGVLAHFPPHDGEEPRL; encoded by the coding sequence ATGACCCAGACGCTGTTTCAATACTACGAACGCGAATTGCACTACCAGCGTGAACAGTCGCGGGAGTTTGCCGTCCGCTATCCCGCCGCCGCCGGACGCTTGAGGATGGACGCCACTGGCACCGGCGACCCGCATGTTGAACGCTTGATTCAGTCGGTCTCGCTGTTGGGCGCCCGGATCCATAAACGCTTGGACGACGACCTGCCGGAACTGACCGACGCGCTGCTGTCGATCCTGTACCCTCACTATCTGCGACCGATTCCTTCGATGGCCGTGGTGGCGTTCGAAGCGGACCCGGCAAACCTGCCTCCCGAAGGCATTGCCGTGCCCCGCGGGTTGCCGCTGCGAACCTCGGCCGTGGGCGGCCAGGTGTGCCGCTACCAAACCTCTCAAGCCGCTCATCTGTGGCCGCTGGAAATTTCGGACGTGCAACTGCTCCAGCCGCCGCTAGGTGACGGCCCGGCGGCGCCTCCAGGCACCGCCGCCGCGCTGAAAATGCGGGTGCGAAATGTGCATGGCAAACCGATCGCTTCGCTGCCGATCGACGCCCTGCGACTGCACTTAACCGGACCCGATTCAGTTGCTGCGGGACTATACGAAGCGATGGTCAACGACGCCATCGAAGTCGCGTTTGTCGCGCCCGGTGGCAAGCCGGTTCGCATCCTCGCCGACCAAGCGCTGCAGGCCACCGGTTTCGACCGCGACCAAGCCCTGCTGCCCTATCCGCCGCAGTCGTTCGACGGCTATCGATTATTGACCGAGTTGTTTGCGTTCCCCGATAAGTACAATTTTATTGACCTGAAAGGCTGGCAGACGGCCGCGGCGGAATTACCCACTGCAGAAGTGGACGTGTGGGTGTTTTTAAATGCACCTCACGACAAAATTGCCACCGTGGTGCGGAAAGAACACGTTCAGTTGGGCTGCACACCGGTCGTTAATCTGTTCCCCAAAATCTGCGAACCGATTCAGCTGAACCGACAACGCCATGAATACCGGATCGTCCCGGACGCCTCGCATCGCATGGCCTGTGAAGTCTACTCGATCGATTCGGTGACCAGTTCTCGTGCCGATGGGGATCGACACTGGAAGCCGTTCTTTGACATTGGGCGTCGAGATGGCGACGCCGCGCTGTCGGGGTACTGGCACGCCGCGCGACGCGAGAGCCAGACGGTCAATGATCACGGCAGCGATGTCTATCTGCAGTTGGTGGACGAACGGTTTGATCCCTGCACGCCGCTTACCGAAGTGGTCACCGTCCAAGCGATGTGCACCAATCGGGACGTCCCCAGTTTATTGCGACAACAGGCCGGAGCGGTCACCTGGCACGTCGATGCGGCGATTCCCATCCGCAGCGTCCGCTGTCTGAAACATCCCACGGTCAGCTTGCGACCTCCGGTTCGTCGTCACGCGCATTGGAACCTGATCAGTCACCTAGCTTTGGGCCATCGTTTCATCGAAGGACCCGAAGGTCTGCAGACCCTGCGTGAAATCCTACGGCTGTACGATTTTTCCGATCCGCATTCCTACGACCCTCGCGGTGCGGCTGCGCGTCAGATGGTTGAAGGCGTGTTGGACATCGGTCACAAAAGCGTGACCCGTCAGGTCGGACCCGCCGTAGAGGGATGTTTTGCACGCGGCACGCAGTTGACCTTGGTGCTGGACGAAGACCAGTATGAATCCACCGGCGCGTTTTTGTTTGCCAATGTGTTGCAACGGTTCCTGGGCTTGGCCAGTGGAGTGAATTCGTTCGTTGAAACGGTGGTGGAATCAAAACAGCGCGATGGCGTGCTGGCTCATTTCCCGCCTCATGACGGTGAGGAACCGCGACTGTGA
- the tssG gene encoding type VI secretion system baseplate subunit TssG has translation MNGPYDVTATSFGGSQSLTLIPPGTDVIDALPAGSVARELFERPWKFDFFQAVMLLQDLAARSDSASAAPIAGFSLPREEAMRFSVPSNNVFPGAAIQAIQWDADQQRPNVCINFMGLTGPSGVLPRSYTEHVQRVELVPSHAERHALRDWLDNFNHRLASLFFQAWAKYRFPVSLCRPSREAATVKQPEHIVRVALASIAGIAIAEQPQPSLAADAPATLDAPVTSDAPEKLERDELLGLAGLLAQRPMNVCNLQSALQQSLEVPVRIKQFEGTWLPLDERTQTQLGNRNCRLGQDAVVGERLWSRQQKITIEVGPLPAEQFPQYLPPTDEHSGRGLQRLRHLVGICIGQTLEFDVQPVLRIDRPLSVQLTHDQTATRLGYDSWLGSPPEKSVAADAIFPGNARC, from the coding sequence GTGAACGGTCCCTACGATGTTACCGCAACTTCGTTCGGCGGTTCACAATCGCTGACGCTGATTCCTCCGGGCACGGATGTGATCGATGCCTTGCCCGCAGGCTCGGTGGCCAGAGAGCTATTCGAACGGCCTTGGAAATTCGACTTTTTTCAAGCCGTAATGTTGTTGCAAGATTTGGCCGCCCGCAGCGACTCCGCGTCTGCGGCACCGATCGCCGGCTTTTCATTGCCACGCGAAGAAGCGATGCGGTTCAGCGTACCGAGCAACAATGTCTTCCCCGGCGCAGCGATTCAAGCCATCCAGTGGGACGCAGACCAACAGCGGCCCAATGTGTGCATCAACTTCATGGGGCTGACCGGTCCCAGTGGCGTGCTGCCGCGCAGCTATACGGAACACGTGCAGCGGGTGGAGTTGGTGCCGAGTCATGCCGAGCGACACGCGCTGCGAGATTGGTTGGATAATTTTAATCATCGCCTGGCATCGCTGTTCTTTCAGGCCTGGGCCAAGTATCGGTTTCCCGTCTCGTTGTGCCGACCATCCCGCGAAGCGGCTACGGTCAAACAACCGGAGCACATCGTCCGCGTGGCGTTGGCGTCGATCGCCGGGATCGCGATCGCCGAGCAACCGCAACCGAGCCTTGCGGCGGACGCTCCAGCGACGTTGGACGCACCGGTAACGTCGGATGCACCGGAGAAACTGGAGCGAGACGAGTTGCTGGGGCTGGCCGGGCTGCTGGCACAGCGGCCCATGAACGTCTGCAATTTGCAATCGGCACTGCAGCAGAGTTTGGAAGTTCCGGTACGGATCAAGCAGTTCGAAGGTACCTGGCTGCCGCTGGATGAACGTACGCAGACTCAGTTGGGCAACCGCAATTGTCGACTGGGGCAAGACGCCGTGGTGGGGGAACGTTTGTGGAGCAGACAACAGAAAATCACCATCGAAGTGGGACCGCTTCCGGCTGAGCAGTTTCCACAGTATTTGCCTCCCACGGATGAACACAGCGGACGCGGACTTCAGCGACTGCGGCATCTGGTGGGCATCTGCATCGGCCAGACGTTGGAGTTTGACGTGCAACCGGTGTTAAGAATCGACCGGCCGCTGTCGGTTCAACTGACGCATGATCAGACGGCCACACGTTTGGGCTACGACAGCTGGTTGGGCTCGCCTCCGGAAAAAAGCGTTGCAGCCGACGCGATCTTTCCCGGCAATGCGCGTTGTTGA
- the dinB gene encoding DNA polymerase IV, producing MILHVDMDAFYASIEQRDRPELRGLPVVVGGSRDGRGVVAAASYEARRFGIHSAMPGKRAAQLCPDAVFVKTDMAKYAAVGRQVRAIFHAYTPLVQPLSLDEAFLDVSGSQALFGDAAAIGRQIQQQIADDLNLVASVGIAPLKFVAKIASDLQKPSGFVVVAADQVQPFLDPLPISRLWGVGRVGQQKLQTIGIQRIADLRVCSQIDLERRFGRWGTHLWKLANGIDERRVVPDHQAKQIGHERTFWEDLDDESMLRSAVSSLVEQVCLRLRHANHTASSVGLKYRRHDFRTFTRSRAIPATDSTQAILQHVLELLAEMRSREPAKVRLVGVSLSQFKPAGQPQQMSLFEDPAQTKQHNIDRVLDQLGSQIHRASSHQWKHRP from the coding sequence GAGTTGCGTGGGTTGCCGGTGGTGGTGGGTGGATCCCGCGACGGACGTGGAGTCGTCGCGGCGGCCAGCTACGAAGCCAGGCGGTTTGGAATCCATAGCGCCATGCCGGGCAAACGCGCGGCCCAGCTGTGCCCGGACGCCGTGTTTGTGAAAACCGACATGGCCAAGTACGCCGCGGTGGGACGCCAAGTCCGAGCCATCTTCCATGCCTACACACCTCTGGTGCAACCGCTCAGTCTGGATGAAGCGTTTCTGGACGTGTCCGGTTCACAGGCTCTGTTTGGCGACGCAGCGGCCATCGGTCGACAAATTCAACAGCAGATTGCCGACGACTTAAATTTGGTGGCTTCGGTGGGGATCGCTCCGCTGAAATTTGTTGCCAAAATCGCCAGCGACCTCCAAAAGCCCAGCGGATTTGTGGTCGTCGCCGCCGATCAGGTGCAGCCGTTTCTGGACCCCTTGCCGATCTCCAGGCTTTGGGGTGTCGGCCGCGTCGGACAGCAAAAGTTGCAAACCATCGGCATCCAGCGGATCGCCGATTTGCGAGTCTGTTCGCAAATCGATCTGGAACGCCGGTTTGGGCGCTGGGGAACGCATCTGTGGAAATTAGCCAACGGCATCGACGAACGTCGCGTGGTGCCGGATCACCAAGCGAAACAGATCGGCCACGAACGCACGTTTTGGGAAGACCTGGACGATGAATCGATGTTGCGTTCGGCGGTGTCCAGTTTGGTGGAACAGGTTTGTCTGCGATTGAGGCATGCCAACCATACGGCCAGCAGTGTGGGATTGAAGTACCGTCGTCATGACTTTCGCACCTTCACACGCAGTCGTGCCATCCCGGCCACCGACAGCACTCAGGCGATCCTCCAGCACGTATTGGAACTGTTGGCCGAGATGCGCAGCCGCGAACCAGCGAAGGTGCGTTTGGTGGGTGTTTCGCTCAGCCAATTCAAACCCGCGGGACAACCGCAGCAGATGAGTCTGTTCGAAGATCCGGCGCAGACCAAGCAGCACAACATCGACCGCGTGTTGGATCAATTGGGAAGCCAAATCCACCGCGCCAGCAGCCACCAATGGAAACACCGCCCGTAA